The Methylomonas rhizoryzae genome includes the window CAGCAGTGCGGATTTCCACGAATTAGGCAGCACCAGCGCACGCCCGTATTGTCCGCGTAGCGCCCGGCCCAATCGCCATCGTTCCGCCAGACCGAATCGGCCGTGGCCGACCGGCATCGCGATGCCCCGTCGCACTTCCGGCATACGTTGCAGCAAAGGCAAAGACCAGCCCGGTGCCAGCACGTCTATCGTACAAGCGGGATAGTGTTGTTTGAGGGTAATGAATAGGCTTTGCGCCATCACCATGTCGCCGACCCAAGACGGGCCGACGATCAAGAAGTTTTCAGCGGACAGCACAACTTAGGAGACTAAGGTGAGCCATTCCCTGTGGTCGGCGCGGCGACCGTGTACATAATCGAAATACAAGCTTTGCAGTTTTTCGGTAATCGGCCCGCGGCTGCCCGAACCTATGTCCCGATTGTCGTATTGGCGAATCGGAGTAACCTCGGCGGCTGAACCGGTAAAAAAGGCTTCGTCGGCTACGTATACCTCGTCCCTGGTAATCCGTTTTTCTATCACCTCGTAGCCTTGTTCGCGGGCGATGGTGATCAAGGTGTCGCGGGTGATTCCTTCCAGCGCCGAAGTCGTTTCCGGCGTATACAGTTTGCCGTTTCGGACAATGAACAGGTTCTCGCCACTACCCTCGGCGCAAAAGCCCTCGTGATCCAACAGCAGCGCTTCGTCGTAACCGGTAGACAGGGCTTCCTGCAGAGCCAGGATCGAATTAATGTAATTGCCGTTGGCCTTGGCTTTGCACATCGTGCTGTTGACATGGTTGCGGGTGTAGGACGAAGTGCGGATACGGATACCCTTCTCCATGTTTTCCGCACCCAGGTAAGCGCCCCAAGTCCAGGCCGCAACCATCACGTGCACTTTCAGATTGTCGGCGCGCAATCCCATGCCTTCGGAGCCGAAGAACACCATGCTGCGGATATAAGCGCTGTCTAAAGCATTTTTGGCAACCGCATCCCGATGGGCTTGATTGATTTCCTGCTTGGAAAACGGCATTTTCATATTCATGATATGCGCGGATCGATACAAACGGTCGGTATGTTCCGCCAGTTTGAAAATCGCCGTACCCGCGTCGGTTTTGTATGCGCGCAATCCTTCGAACACACCGCAACCGTAATGCAGGGTGTGGGTCAGAACGTGAACTTTAGCATCGCGCCAAGCCACCCATTCCCCATCCAGCCAAATCCAACCGTCTCTATCATCCATCGTTATCATCTTTTTAAACCTGCACAATTCTTTTAGTGTGTTGTCGGAAAATCGGCCCGTGCCGTTACGGCGAATTGTACACCAGAGCCCGGTCCGCCTGTAGGCGCAATCAGTCGTAGCGTCGTTAAACCGTTTCGCTCTCTCCGGCCCTGACGTCGAATTCAATTTTCCAACGTTTACCGTCGCGATGCGACACGGCTTTCAATTCCAGAGTACCCACTTCTGTAACCGCCGAGGATAAATAGACAGGCACGATCTCGCCGGGTGCACGGCCTTCCTCGGGCAAGGTAATCTCGATTTCGTCCAATTCTTCCAATGCATCGTCGGCCCACGTCTCCAGCCGGATACCGGCGACGTCCTCCCGTCGGGTTTTAGAACCGAAAAATCGAAATCGCACCGGTTCGCCGATAATCAAACCGAACTCCTCGCCCGGCAGAGCTTGTTCGCTACCTTCTTCCATACCGAACGGCGCGATACATAGCGCTTCGAGCTCCGGCGCTAGGCCCGGTACGGCCGGCATCGCGCTTTCCACCCCTACGTAATAAGCGGCGGCGGTACCGCCTTTAATTCTGACGCCTTTGCCTTTACGCACGAAACCGTAATAAGCCGCACCGCGCGCGACCGCTAGATCCAGATCGGCCCCCGGTAGCAAGCGCGCTTCGCCTGCCTGCTCGCTTAACAACCAGCCATTCAAAATTTCCAGCAATCGTTCGGCCAACACACCGGCTTTCAACACCCCACCGTTGAACAAGATTGCTGTCGGATGCAGAAAACTCGCTCGTTCGTGGTTAGACATACCGGAAAAACTGCCGGTTGCCTCCTTCTGTTTCGTCAAAAACGCCGCCAGATGACGCGTGATTCCGGCATCTTGCGCATAAGGCAAACCGACCGAGCGCAAGCCGCTACGCGGCCTGACGACAGGCTTTTCGCCGACTGACGTTTTCGGCAGAAACCCCTCAACTAACACGCGATTTAACTCGTCGCGGGTCAACTCGGTACGCAAAGTGCCGCCGATCAGTGAGGATCCGCGACCGGCTACCACCAACGGCATACCGGTTAAATCCGGCTGGTTAAATAACTTTTCTTTGGCTTCGCGGCAACCGTGGGTTAACGCCTGAATTTGCCAATTTTCCAGACGCTTGCCGCTGTCTTGTTCCAATTTGGCTTTAACGGTATAGGCCAAAGCCAAGTCCATGTTATCGCCACCCAATAGAATGTGATCGCCGACCGCAATCCTGTTAAGTTGCAAATTTCCGTCTTGCTCGGTCACTGCAATCAGCGACAAGTCGGTAGTCCCACCGCCAATATCGACGACTAAAATCACGTCGCCGACTTTGACGTGATTGCGCCAATCGCCTTCGCTCTTCTCTATCCAGCTATACAGCGCCGCTTGAGGTTCTTCCAACAATACGGCTTGCCCTAACCCGACTGCTCTAGCGGCTTCCACCGTCAACTCGCGCGCCGCCGGATCGAAGGACGCCGGTACGGTAATGGTCAAATCTTGCTGCTCTAGGCGAAAGTCCGGAAACTTGTCGTTCCACGCATCCCGCATGTGCTGCAAATACGCTTTGCTGGCGTCGAATGGCGAAATCCGTTGCACGTCTTCCGGCGCATCGGCCGGCAAAATCGCTTGCTTGCAATCCACTCCCGCGTGGCATAGCCAACTCTTGGCACTCGCTACCAAACGAATTGGGGTCCTGCTACCCATATTGCGGGCGATTTCGCCGACCAACAATTCAGGAGAAGCCGACCACGGCAAGGCCGTCGCGCCTTCGGTGATTTCGGCGCTATGCGGCAAATAGGTAAACGAAGGAAGTTGAAACTTATCCTCGATAACGCCGGGATTCGTCAACTGGGGTATGGCCA containing:
- a CDS encoding branched-chain amino acid transaminase — encoded protein: MTMDDRDGWIWLDGEWVAWRDAKVHVLTHTLHYGCGVFEGLRAYKTDAGTAIFKLAEHTDRLYRSAHIMNMKMPFSKQEINQAHRDAVAKNALDSAYIRSMVFFGSEGMGLRADNLKVHVMVAAWTWGAYLGAENMEKGIRIRTSSYTRNHVNSTMCKAKANGNYINSILALQEALSTGYDEALLLDHEGFCAEGSGENLFIVRNGKLYTPETTSALEGITRDTLITIAREQGYEVIEKRITRDEVYVADEAFFTGSAAEVTPIRQYDNRDIGSGSRGPITEKLQSLYFDYVHGRRADHREWLTLVS
- a CDS encoding Hsp70 family protein translates to MSELNRYAVGIDLGTTHCVLSYVDLHCPDDQIVLEVLAIPQLTNPGVIEDKFQLPSFTYLPHSAEITEGATALPWSASPELLVGEIARNMGSRTPIRLVASAKSWLCHAGVDCKQAILPADAPEDVQRISPFDASKAYLQHMRDAWNDKFPDFRLEQQDLTITVPASFDPAARELTVEAARAVGLGQAVLLEEPQAALYSWIEKSEGDWRNHVKVGDVILVVDIGGGTTDLSLIAVTEQDGNLQLNRIAVGDHILLGGDNMDLALAYTVKAKLEQDSGKRLENWQIQALTHGCREAKEKLFNQPDLTGMPLVVAGRGSSLIGGTLRTELTRDELNRVLVEGFLPKTSVGEKPVVRPRSGLRSVGLPYAQDAGITRHLAAFLTKQKEATGSFSGMSNHERASFLHPTAILFNGGVLKAGVLAERLLEILNGWLLSEQAGEARLLPGADLDLAVARGAAYYGFVRKGKGVRIKGGTAAAYYVGVESAMPAVPGLAPELEALCIAPFGMEEGSEQALPGEEFGLIIGEPVRFRFFGSKTRREDVAGIRLETWADDALEELDEIEITLPEEGRAPGEIVPVYLSSAVTEVGTLELKAVSHRDGKRWKIEFDVRAGESETV